The Horticoccus luteus DNA window CCGAGCGGCGGTTTTTTTTGCGCACCCCCCGGCCGGATCCCCTCGCTTTTCAATCGATTCGGTCCGCGCAACTTTTCACCCTCCCGCCATGGACGTCGCGCCTTACCGCTCCTTCATGCAGGAACTCGCCACCCGCAGCGGCGAATTCATCCGCCCGTTTTTCGGCCGTCCCGACCTCGTCGTGGAAACCAAGAGCGACGCCAGTCCCGTCACGGCCGCCGATCGCGGCGCGGAGGAACTCCTTCGCCAACTCATCGCCGCGAAATTTCCTGCGCACGGCATCCTCGGTGAGGAACTCGGCGCCGAAAACACCGACGCCGAATTCGTCTGGGTGCTCGACCCGATCGACGGCACGAAGTCGTTCATCACCGGCGTCCCGCTGTGGGGCACGCTCATCGCGCTGCTCCACGACGGCCAGCCCATCCTCGGCTGCATCCACCAGCCGATCCTCGGCCAGCTCCTGCTCGGCGACGGTGCCACGACCACGCTCAACGACCGCCCCGTGCGCTGCCGCGCCGTGACGCGCATCGAGGAAGCCACGCTGCTGACGAGCGATCCGTTCAATCCCGCGAAGTACCAAAATCGCACCGCATTCGAAGCGCTCGCCGCGCGCGCGCGACTCGTCCGCACTTGGGGCGATTGTTACGGTTACCTGCTGGTCGCCTCCGGCTATGCCGACGTAATGCTCGACCCCATCATGAACCCGTGGGATATCGCCGCACTCGTCCCCATCATCCGCGGCGCCGGCGGCACGATCACCGACTGGCAAGGCGCCGCGCCCTTCCCCGCCGAGTCCACGATCGCCGCCGCGCCCGGGCTTCATGCCGAGGTAGTGGCCGCATTGCGCCGTTAACCCCTTCCACCGCGCCCGCGCCCGGCCATCGCCCGCGCGCCCCAAAATTGTAGCCCACCGCCTTTGCCGTCATCGAATAAGTTTATGCCCGTCGCGTCCGGACATTCTACGTCGGTTCGCCCCCTCGCTCCGCGATCGGCCGCGCACAACCCCTGGCTCGTGCTCGCCGCCGCTCTGGTTCTCGGGGCCGCGATCTTCCTCGTTTACGCCAACGTTCTCTCCGCGCCTTTTGTTTTCGACGATTCGAGCGCGATCGTGGACAACCCGTCCATCCGCCATCTCTGGCCGCCTGGCGACGCGCTCACTCCGCCCACCACCGCCGCCGGCGCTGTGGGTCGGCCCATCGTCAATCTCTCCCTCGCGCTCAACTACGCCATCGGTGGACTCGAGGTTCGCGGTTACCATCTCTTCAATCTCGCCCTTCATTTCGCCGCCGCGCTCACCCTTTTCGGCCTCGTGCGCCGCACGCTCGTCCGGCCGACGGTGCGCGATCTGTTCGGTGCCGATGCACTCTGGCTCGCTTTCGGCATCGCCCTCTTGTGGGCGGTGCACCCGCTGCTCACCGAGTCGGTCGCGTCGGTGATTCAACGCTCGGAATTACTCGGCGCGCTTTTTTATCTCCTCACCCTTTACACGTTTGTCCGGAGTGTTGAAGACAACGCCTCCCGCGGTTGGGCCGCGCTCAGCATCGCCGCCTGCGTGCTCGGCGTCGCCGCGAAGGAAATCGTCGCGACCGCTCCGCTGGTCGCGTTGCTCTATGATCGCACGTTCGTCGCCGGCACATTTCGCGCGGCGTGGATTCGCCGGCGCTGGTTTTATGCCGGTCTCGCGGGATCCTGGCTGCTGCTCGCTCTGCTCATGGCGTCCAATCACGATCGGGGCGGCACCGTGGGCTTCGGCCTCGGAGTGAGCGTATGGCACTATGCGCTCACGCAATGCCGCGCGCTGGTGCTCTATCTTCGCCTCTCGCTGTGGCCCGCGCCGCTGGTCTTCGATTACGGCACGTCGGTTGCGCAAACCCTCGGCGCGGTTTGGTGGCAGGCCGTGCTGCTCGTTGCCCTCCTCGCCGGCACGGTCTTCGCCCTCGTGCGCCGGCCACGTGTGGGTTTCCTCGCGGGCGGATTTTTCGTGATCCTCGCGCCCAGTTCCAGCTTTGTGCCGCTGGCCACGCAAACCATCGCAGAGCACCGGATGTATCTGCCGCTCGCGGCGGTCGTGTCGCTCGCCGTGCTCGGCGCTTACCGCCTCGGCCAACGCTGGGCGCTCGCCGGTGTCGCGGCGCTGAGCTTGGTCGCCGCCGCCGCCACCGTGGATCGCAATTTTGACTATCGCTCCGCCATTGCGCTCTGGACGGATACTGTCGCGAAACAACCCGACAACGCCCGCGCGCACGTCAACCTCGGCAACGCCCTCGCCCTCGACCGACAAGTCGACGCCGCCCGCGCCGAGTTTCAACGCGCCTTGGATCTCGAGCCGCGCAACGCGCAGGCGTGTTTCGGCCTCGCCAACGCCCTCGTCGCGCGCGGTCAGTTCGCCGCGGCGGTCCCCCTCCTGCGGATCGCTCTCAGCGTTGAGCCCGACTATCCGCTCGCCGACTACGCCCTCGGCGATTGCCTCGTTCACCTTGGACAACTGGACGACGGACTCGCTCACTACCAACGCGCCGCGCAGCACCGGCCGGACGATGGCGATATTCTCCACGCCTATGCCAGCGCGCTGGACTTCGCCGGACGCGACGAAGCGGCCCTCGCGCAATATCAAGCCGCCCTGCGTCTCGCGCCGCACGATGTCTCGCTCCATCAGGAAATCGGCATGCTACTGGGGCGCATGGGACGGCCGGCCGAGGCGCTGCCCCATCTGCAAACCGTCGTGCAACGCGAGCCTGGCAATACGGCCATCCGCTTCGCGCTCGCGCACGTCCTCCTTGTCACCGACCGGGCCGACGAGGCCGCGCGTGAATTTTCCACCGTCGTGCGTGCGCAACCCGATGTCGCCGATGCGCACAATGGCCTCGGCCTCGCGCTCGCGGCCCTGCATCGCTGGGCGGAAGCACGTGCTGAGTTCGCGACGGCTTTGCGCCTCGACCCCACGCTCGACGAAGCACGCCAGAATTTAGCTCGCATGAACGCGGCGTTGAACCGCTGACTCGCTCCGCACGTCTGGCCGGTGCGCCTGCCGCGGACTGCCGCCGGCACCCATTCTCTTCTTGGTGGCGCCGGGCCGCCGCCCGTTTACTTCCGCGAACGTCCGGGCGTTTTTTTCGCGTTCCAACTCGCCGTGACCCGCGAACTGAACCCACCGCGCGCTTTCCAGTCCGCGATGATCGTCAGTTCCCGCGGCCGCAACGCGCGGCCCAAATCGTCGCAAATCTTGTTCGTCGCCGCCTCGAAGAAGATCCCCTCGTTGCGAAACGCGTGGAAATACAGCTTGAGCGACTTGAGCTCCACGCAGCTCTTGTCCGCCACGTAGCGCACCGTGATGTCCGCGAAGTCGGGGTGGCCCGTCATCGGGCAAAGCGAGGTGAACTCGTGATGCGTGTGCTCAATCACGTAGTCGCGTTGCGGAGCCGGATTGGCAAAAGTTTCGAGCAGCTTGGGATCGGCCATGCGGAAAAGTAGTGAGAAGCGGATAGTGAGTAGCGAGTAGAAATCCTCCGCCACCGACGCTCGCCTGGCGCTCTGGGCAACGCACATCTGTTCGCCACGCCCCCGACAATCGCCACCCGCTACTCATCACCCGCACTCGCTCCTCCCACGCGTCAGCCCGCTGTTTCTGTGAAACGGCTCTCGCGGATTACCGTAATCTTGATTGCGCACGGCGACTTGAGTTCGGTTTCGATCTTGCGGCGCAGGTCCTTCGCGATCTCCCGGGCGCGGTCATCGGTGACCGCATTTGGCGCCACCACGACGCGGATCTCCCGCCCCGCTTGAATCGCAAACGCCTGCTGCACGCCTTCGATCGACGACGCCAGTTTCTCCAGCCGCTCGAGTCGTTGCACGTAATTCGCCATCGCTTCCACGCGCGCGCCGGGCCGGGTCGCGGAGATCATATCGGCCAGAATCAACAGGCCTGCGTAAACCGTTTCCGGTTTCACCTCTTCGTGGTGCGCCGCGATCGCGTTCACCACGATCGGCGTTTCGCCCAAGTGCTTCACAAACTCCGCACCCACATGCGCATGGCTGCCGCCAAGTTCGGAGGGCAACGCCTTGCCGATGTCGTGCAGCAAACCCGCGCGCTTCGCCACGTTCGGATCGAGCCCGGCCTCGCTGGCAATCATCGCGGCGAGTTCCGCCGTCTCGATCGAGTGCTCGAGCACGTTTTGATTGTAGGAAAACCGGTATTTCAAGCGCCCCACCCCGGCGATGATGTCGGGATGGAGACCATTGATGCGCAGCCGGCTGACCGCTTCCTCGCCGGCCTGAACCGCCATTGACTCCACATCCTCCTGCGCCCGGCGAACGCATTCCTCGATCATGGCCGGATGGATGCGCCCGTCTTTCACCAGAGCATCGAGCGCCGCTCGCGCCACTTCACGCCGCACGGGATCAAAGGACGACACCAGCACCGTCTGCGGCGACTCGTCGATCAAGAGCGTAGCCCCGGTCGCCGCTTCAAACGCTTTGATATTGCGCCCCTCGCGCCCGATGATGCGGCCTTTCATTTCCTCGCTCGGCAACGCCACGATCGTCGAGGTGAGGTCATAGCTCGACCGCCCCGCCAGCCGCTGCATCGCCGCCAGGAGGATGCGTGCGGCTTCGTTATCCAGTTCACGCTCCGACTTCTCGAGCGTCTCGCGCTTCAACGCGCGCAACTCGTCCTGGCACTCGAGCATCACTTCTTCCCGCAACGTCCGGCGGATCTCCTCCGCATCCATTTGCGACACGCCTTCGAGCCGCTGCCGCAGGCTCTTCGACAGCGCCCGAATGGCATCGCGCGCCTGCCGCACCGCCGCGTTTTCGCGGTTCAACCGCTCCGAGCGCTGCTCCAGTTGAAAATCCAGCAGGGCCAATGATTCCTCGTGCGCGCGGATCTCCCGCAGCCGCACATCCGCCTCGATCTCCCGCCGGTCAAATTCGCGATTCAGATCCGCACGCTTCTCTTGGATCTCGCTCTCCGCCTTTTGTTTAATCTCCTCTGCGGTCACCGCCGCCTCCCGGCGCGCGACCTCGATCAATTCGGCCGCATTTTCCCGCGCCACGCGCCGGGTATGGCGTGTAAACGCCCAGACGACCCCAAAGCCCACGGCCATGCCAAGGACCAAGGTCCAACTCAGTGTCCAATCGATCGGTTCGCTCGCTCCCAAGGACACCGTCACCACCGCTGCGCGCAGGATTATCACAAGAGGGGCGCACCCTAGGGGCACCGGTTGAAACCTCAAGTTTTCTCGCGACGTTTTGCGCGCGATCCAGCCACGTCACCGCCGCCCCGTTCCTGACCGACCTCGAAACGGCGGCTCCGCGCGCATTTAACGCGTTCGGAAGTTTTCCCGGATTGCGCTGGCCGCGACGAACGGTTTCTTGAACCTGCCGTCTCCCTTGCCGTGAATCTCCGCACTCCTCTCGACTACTTCCGGGTGTTCCGCCCCACCACGCGCGAACGCTGGGATTGGGTCACGCCGGTGGGGATTCTCGGGCTCGCGCTGTTCGGCATCGCATTTATCTACAGCGCTCAATTGGAGCGCCACGGCGATGACTGGATCAAGCAGGTGGTGTTCCTCGGCCTCGGCGCCATCATCTATACGGCCGTCGCCCTGATCGATTACCGTTTCTGGCTCAGCGTCGCCCACTGGATTTATCTCGTCTGCCTCATCCCGCTGGTGATCGTGCTCCTACCGGGCGTCGGTGGCGCCACCACCGAAAAATGGGGCGCCAGTCGCTGGATTCCCCTTGGTCCACTCGGCACGTTTCAACCGTCCGAAACGGCCAAAGTCGCCGTGCTGCTCATCATAGCGAGCATTCTTATACGCTCGGAAATCGGCACCGTGAAGCAGTCGGTCGGGGCTCTCGGCAAATTGGCTCTTGCGGTAGGCGTGCCCATGTTACTTATCCTGCTCCAGCCCGATCTAAAATCGGCTATCGTTCTGCCCCCGATGGCGTTTTCCATGCTTTATGTGTCCCGGCTGTCCGCCCGCTTTTTCGGGGTCGCCTTGGGCGCGTTCATTCTCCTGGTCGCTGTGGTGACGTGGGACAGTTACAGCTATGTGCAGTTTATGGATCGGCACGGGTATTCTTACCTGACGGACCGCGGCAAATATGAAGCCCAGTCCTTCGTTCCGCTCCACGATTACCAGCGCAACCGCATCCTCGCCTTCGCCGCGCCTGAAAAGATCGACCCGAAGGGCACGGAAAATACCTACAACCTCACCCAGTCGCTTATTTCCGTCGGCTCCGGCGGCCTCATGGGCAAGGGTTGGACGAAGGGCACGCAGGCGCAATTGGGCTACCTGCCCCGTTCGGTCGCGCATAACGATTTTATCTTCTCGGTCATCGCCGAGGAAAAAGGATTTTTGGGAAGCCTCACGGTTCTCGGCTTGTTTGGATTGGTGTTGTTCAACGGCATACGCATCGCGGGCCTCGCCCGCGACCGCTTCGGCACTTTGCTCGCCATTGGCGTCACGGTGCTCTTTACGGTGCATGTGTTTGTGAACATCGCCATGACCATCGGGCTGGTGCCCATCACGGGCATACCACTTCCCTTCATCAGCTACGGTGGCTCCTTTGTGCTTAGTTGCTGCATGCTGCAAGGACTGGTCCAGAGCGTCTATCGCTTCAGGAAGGATTTCACATGAGATCCCTTCTTCGCGCTACGCACCGCTCTGCCGGGATTTCCTGCACTGCAACGTCTGCACCGGCCGCCGTGGTCCCGCCAAAACCACCGCACCATGAGCGATCAATCGCAATCCCACCCCGACTCCCCGTCGGATGTTTCCCAACGCTACGATGAAGAACTCGCGCA harbors:
- the hisN gene encoding histidinol-phosphatase, translated to MDVAPYRSFMQELATRSGEFIRPFFGRPDLVVETKSDASPVTAADRGAEELLRQLIAAKFPAHGILGEELGAENTDAEFVWVLDPIDGTKSFITGVPLWGTLIALLHDGQPILGCIHQPILGQLLLGDGATTTLNDRPVRCRAVTRIEEATLLTSDPFNPAKYQNRTAFEALAARARLVRTWGDCYGYLLVASGYADVMLDPIMNPWDIAALVPIIRGAGGTITDWQGAAPFPAESTIAAAPGLHAEVVAALRR
- the queF gene encoding preQ(1) synthase → MADPKLLETFANPAPQRDYVIEHTHHEFTSLCPMTGHPDFADITVRYVADKSCVELKSLKLYFHAFRNEGIFFEAATNKICDDLGRALRPRELTIIADWKARGGFSSRVTASWNAKKTPGRSRK
- a CDS encoding tetratricopeptide repeat protein translates to MPVASGHSTSVRPLAPRSAAHNPWLVLAAALVLGAAIFLVYANVLSAPFVFDDSSAIVDNPSIRHLWPPGDALTPPTTAAGAVGRPIVNLSLALNYAIGGLEVRGYHLFNLALHFAAALTLFGLVRRTLVRPTVRDLFGADALWLAFGIALLWAVHPLLTESVASVIQRSELLGALFYLLTLYTFVRSVEDNASRGWAALSIAACVLGVAAKEIVATAPLVALLYDRTFVAGTFRAAWIRRRWFYAGLAGSWLLLALLMASNHDRGGTVGFGLGVSVWHYALTQCRALVLYLRLSLWPAPLVFDYGTSVAQTLGAVWWQAVLLVALLAGTVFALVRRPRVGFLAGGFFVILAPSSSFVPLATQTIAEHRMYLPLAAVVSLAVLGAYRLGQRWALAGVAALSLVAAAATVDRNFDYRSAIALWTDTVAKQPDNARAHVNLGNALALDRQVDAARAEFQRALDLEPRNAQACFGLANALVARGQFAAAVPLLRIALSVEPDYPLADYALGDCLVHLGQLDDGLAHYQRAAQHRPDDGDILHAYASALDFAGRDEAALAQYQAALRLAPHDVSLHQEIGMLLGRMGRPAEALPHLQTVVQREPGNTAIRFALAHVLLVTDRADEAAREFSTVVRAQPDVADAHNGLGLALAALHRWAEARAEFATALRLDPTLDEARQNLARMNAALNR
- the rny gene encoding ribonuclease Y, producing MIILRAAVVTVSLGASEPIDWTLSWTLVLGMAVGFGVVWAFTRHTRRVARENAAELIEVARREAAVTAEEIKQKAESEIQEKRADLNREFDRREIEADVRLREIRAHEESLALLDFQLEQRSERLNRENAAVRQARDAIRALSKSLRQRLEGVSQMDAEEIRRTLREEVMLECQDELRALKRETLEKSERELDNEAARILLAAMQRLAGRSSYDLTSTIVALPSEEMKGRIIGREGRNIKAFEAATGATLLIDESPQTVLVSSFDPVRREVARAALDALVKDGRIHPAMIEECVRRAQEDVESMAVQAGEEAVSRLRINGLHPDIIAGVGRLKYRFSYNQNVLEHSIETAELAAMIASEAGLDPNVAKRAGLLHDIGKALPSELGGSHAHVGAEFVKHLGETPIVVNAIAAHHEEVKPETVYAGLLILADMISATRPGARVEAMANYVQRLERLEKLASSIEGVQQAFAIQAGREIRVVVAPNAVTDDRAREIAKDLRRKIETELKSPCAIKITVIRESRFTETAG
- a CDS encoding FtsW/RodA/SpoVE family cell cycle protein, which produces MNLRTPLDYFRVFRPTTRERWDWVTPVGILGLALFGIAFIYSAQLERHGDDWIKQVVFLGLGAIIYTAVALIDYRFWLSVAHWIYLVCLIPLVIVLLPGVGGATTEKWGASRWIPLGPLGTFQPSETAKVAVLLIIASILIRSEIGTVKQSVGALGKLALAVGVPMLLILLQPDLKSAIVLPPMAFSMLYVSRLSARFFGVALGAFILLVAVVTWDSYSYVQFMDRHGYSYLTDRGKYEAQSFVPLHDYQRNRILAFAAPEKIDPKGTENTYNLTQSLISVGSGGLMGKGWTKGTQAQLGYLPRSVAHNDFIFSVIAEEKGFLGSLTVLGLFGLVLFNGIRIAGLARDRFGTLLAIGVTVLFTVHVFVNIAMTIGLVPITGIPLPFISYGGSFVLSCCMLQGLVQSVYRFRKDFT